Genomic window (Leptospira kirschneri serovar Cynopteri str. 3522 CT):
CGGAAAAAATCAGGATTGAATTCAACGTATCTTTTACAGCGTGTTTATCATGAACATTGGCTCCACTCAATGTTATGGCCAAAGGAATTCCATTTCCATCTGTAAGAATATGCCGTTTAACCCCCAATTTGGCACGGTCTGTAGGGTTTTTCCCAGTTAAGCTCCCCCTTTGGGAGCTTTAACCATTGCCGAATCCATCGAAGCCCAGTCCCATGCTATCTGATTCTTTACATCATAATATTTTAAAATAGATTTATAAATCTTTTTGAATACTCCTGCTCGTTCCCATTCTTGAAATCTTCTGTGACAAGTTTGGCCAGATCCAAACTCATTCGGAATGGCACGCCACTGACAGCCTGTTTTCATTCGATAGATGATACCGGCCATTACTAATCGTGTTGGTACTCGATTGCGACCTCCTTTCGGATTTACCTTTTCTTTCGGGATCAATGGGGCTATTTGTTTCCAAAGTCCATCCGGTATCTCTGAATAATATTTGTCCATTTCACAAGTAAATAATTACGATTCAAAAGTACAACCAGTTTTGAGACCGGCTCTTAGTGAAAAAATTTTGAACTTAAAAAACGAACCGATTTTAAAAGGTAAATAAATAACGATTCGGTAAAATGAATTTATAAATGGAAATTATCTTTTTCGGAATTGATTCGTTTTTTAAGTAGATAAGGTTTGGCATTCAAAAAAAGTAATAGTTCTCACATTTCTAGGATTGAACTTTGAAAATTGTAGGAGCTACTACTATAAAATACAAAAAAATCATCGTCCGTCTAATCAGATTTTTGCACAAAACCGCTGTTTTACAGTCATCGTCAAAATTTAAATCCCATTGTAAGGTGAATTTTGACTGAGAAGGAATTTTCTAAAAGTATGAGTTCCTACAATTTTAGAATTTGTTCGTAAAATCGTGATTTGTGGTAGTTCCCACATAATTTTACAAACAAACCTAAGTTTTGTGGTAGTTCTCGCAATTGAATAAGACAGATTCAATTGTTATAAACTTCTATTTTATAAATTGTGAGAGTTCCCACATTTCAAGAATCGATCTATCAAGTTCAGATTCTAACTTTTTTCAGAATCATGATCCTTACGTCGTGCTCATGTTAAATTATTTGTCCTAGGAAGAAATCATTTCTTCACTCTTTACGAGAGCTCGAAATGCTTTACCAAAACCCGCTTCGAGTCCTGTGTTTTTATGTTATTTTAAATTTTGCCGATGGTCGGACTCGAACCGACACAGAGTTGCCTCCGGTGGATTTTGAATCCACTGCGTCTACCAGTTTCACCACATCGGCGGTTTGATTACAAGGGTGATTTTAATCGTCTACTTCGATGTATTTGCCTTTGCCACGAGCTACGATTTTTCCGATTTCGTTTTCAATTTCTGCTCTGTTTTCGATCACTTTCTTGTTCTTTTTAACAAACCATCCGCGTAGATGGAGAGGTTGATTGACGAATGCAGGTTGTAGAAAACGAATGGTAAGTTCGCCCGTAGTTGTTTTAAAATTCATGGCTTCGTTGATTTTTACCATGATTTCGTCTAAGATCGTAGATATAATTCCTGGATGAATTACATCCGGTTGACCTTGAAACTTTTCCGGACAAGTGAAATCACCGTATGCGGACTGTGTATCTTCGTCAAAGGTGATTTTCAATTGAAGTCCGTCCGGATTGTCTGGACTGGATCCAAAACTTAAGTTTGCCCGAACCGAAGCTTTCATAAGTCAGGAATATACTATACATCCATGACGTCAATTACAAAAAGAAGTTCGAGTGGGTTTAAGATTACTATCTGGTTTGGTCGATTTTTAGAACAGTAGCTTCTTCTCATGACAACACTTCTCTTATTCATGTTAGGTCTTTTATCCGCTGGAGCAGGGGCCTATACTTTATTCAAAGATAAACCTGCTCCGAAAGATTCTGATCCTGGGAAATCTTCTTCAAAAACATCAAGTGGTGAACCCCACACAGATTCCAATCTTAGAAACGATAGAGGAAAAGAAATTCCTGTAGATTCCCAGAGTGTTCAGGAACAACAACCTTTATCGGAAAGAGAATCTAAGCAGGAAGATCCCCAAAAACATAAAGAAGAATTTCCAGGACTTCGTAAAAAGCCTAAATTAAATCTGAAAAACAAAGTAGATGATATCATTCGGAATAATTCTAAATTTGCAAATCATCGTCGTCCTTTAATTAATGCGGAAGCTCTCGTTGATAAAGAAAGTTACAACGGTGCATTAGAAATTTATAAAAGAACTAAAACTCGTATTCCAGATGAAGAAATTCAAAATAAGATTCAGGAGAATATTGATCAGATTCAAGACCATCTTGAAAGCGACGAGGACGAAGTCTATCGTCCTGATCACTATGACGGACCTCCGATTCCTTTAGGTGATCTGGTTCGAGCAATTAAAGACATCAGTGAATCGTTAGGCGACACTATTGCCAAAGGATTTTCGAATCCAATTTCTATTCCTCTTTCTCCTTGGGATCCGGGGGCCATTCCGGGGCCTCCTACAACACCCGAAAAATTTCCTCCTGGTCCGGTCTCTTATCAAATTGTGAGCCCAGTTTCTCCGGAAGAACATATTCCTCTTCCTAGTCCGGGAACTCCTATCAATAGAGAAAGTTTTTCTTCAGGAGGTGGGGCAGGTGGTGCGGGAACTCCCACTTCTGGTGGAGCAGGGACTTCAGGAGGCGGGGCAGGTGGTGTGGGAACTCCCACTTCTGGTGGAGCAGGGACTTCAGGAGGCGGAGCAGGTGGTGCGGGAACTCCCACTTCTGGTGGAGCAGGGACTTCAGGAGGCGGAGCAGGTGGTGCGGGAACTCCCACTTCTGGTGGAGCAGGGACTTCAGGAGGCGGGGCAGGTGGTGCGGGAACTCCCACTTCTGGTGGAGCAGGGACTTCAGGAGGTGGGGATGGTACAGATCCACAATCTTATTCTGAACCAAATGCAATGGATCTTCCGGATGATACTTTCTTTTCGGAAGAGTGGGAAAAATTTAAGGATCTTCCCTTAGTTGATCGTAGAACGGGGGAGAATCGTAGATCTGGAACAGATAGACGTGCTGGTTCTAAGCGAAAGGATCGAAGACAAGGTGAAGACCGAAGAAAAGAAGATCTTTTCAAACTTAGAGATGAATATCTCAAACAAAAAGAGGAACAAAAAAAAAGAGAGAGGGAGGAAGCGGATTTTGAGGCGGAAGAGTCGGCTGACTTTGATTGGACGGAAGCCCCCGTTCGAGATGAACTACCTCCATTTTTAGCCCCGGTTCTTCCTAAAATCGAATTAGTACCAATCCGACTTCCGGATCCTCAGGATAAAACGATACGTCCTGAAGAAGAAAAAACTTCTCAAACTCCTAGTTCCACTCCGCCGTCGGAAGAAATTCGGCTAGAGGCTCCTACAACTTCAGAGACTCCGGAAAAAGCACCTACACCATTAGAACTTCCTAAAATAGGTCTTCCTGATCCAGAATATCAGAAGACGGGAGAAACAACTCCTGAAATTCCTCATCTTGCTCCAGCTTCTACTACTGCGGACGAGGAGACACCCGAGATAGAGGTCCTAGAAGGAGGACTGGAACCTCTGGGTGAAGACGCAAAGGAAGAAACTGGAGGAGACGAATCGACAGGAGGTTCTAAAGAAGAAGAACCTAGAATGATCCACGGGATATTGGAATTAAAACCTCCCGAAGTGGATGACGCTCCGTTTCTGACTCTTACTTACGATTTTGATAAAATTCCTCATGCATTTAAACTATCTAAGAATTATAGTATTATGGAATACTCATATTACAAATATAAGCCTATGCTTGTTAAGGCGCAGGAGTTTGCGAGAAGAAAGATGCTGAAAAATGCGTTAAACTATTATCGAGTTATTAAGTCTCAGAATATTCCTCCTGAACTCAGAAAGATGATCAATAGAAACATAAAGGATATTACGGAGTTTATGGAAAAATATCTAATGGCAAAAGGAGGATGATTTTTTTTCGACAATATTTGTTAAAAAAAACTAACAAAATGCCAAGAGATTATTCTAAAATTTTAAAAGAAAATAACCCCGTCATTATTCAAAACTATAGAATAACATACTAATCTAATCGTTTAGACTTCAATAATAGAGTTGTTAAAAAATGAATTCTCCATCTGTTTTGTTGCATTACTCATAACTATATAATAAAGCACCTAATATTTTGCATAAAATCAGTGTTTTGTGATAAAATTAACAGCACTCAATTTTATAGAGATTAGTAAAATGGACAATTGAAGCAGTTTTGCAAATTTTTACTTTCAACAACTCTAATATAGATCTGTCGGAATTACGACAAATCCTCTGTAAAACTGAGTTCCCGCCCTTATTTTTGGGTGGGGGTAACTCAATGAATTGCTTCCCATGGGTCGCAATTCAGGTGGAGAAATTCGGAAGACTTTTCTCTATCAGAAAAACATGCTTTTTGCAAGTAAAAAGACTCATTCTTGTCGGAACACTTGAAAAATGTGCGTTTTTGAGCCCACAACGCGATCCGTAGAGAGCGTTGTGTTGAGTTCAATTTTGATTCTAAAATCCTATTCAACTTGTGGGGTTGGTTACTACGTAAGGAAGCAAAGACGGCTTTAGTTTCACAAAAATGTGGGATCTCACACAAAAAAGCCAACGATTTCAAGTTAGATATAATTTTTTGAGAATTTCTGCGTCTTTGTAAAGTTCCTCATTCATTTTCTGATATTATTTTTATGCGTCCGAGTAGTAAAAGTATGAGTTCCCACATTGTAGAATCGATCTGCAAAGTTTAGATCTCAGTTTTTTTTAAAAATGGATTTTATACTAAATTCAAGTTAAATTAGTTTTGGACTTGTTTGTAAAAACTAAAAAAAAATAGCAAAGGATTTCAATTTTTAACAGTTAGAATGTATAAAAATGATACTTTGAAGTATGACCAAAAGTTAGATGTGTGGTTTTACCCAACAAAAGTCATCTATTACACGTTAGGTGAAATTTGTAAGAACTGAAGCATCTTTGTAAGATTGGCCGCTAATTTTCGGAACCATTTTTATACGTTCAAACATTAACAAGTCGTGAGAGTTACGATCTATAAAGTTTTTGAGGTTTTTCTAATTCGTTTTTGAATCCTGACTTTCCAAAGAAAAATAACGGTGTATATTAAATCCCAAGGTCCATTCTTTTTTATCGTAGTCATAGTCGGCTCCACGCAATAGCTGAGTGTGAGCGATGGATCTACTGTTCGTCACGAATAGTTGAAAAACATGGCCTCCGGTTTCGAAGTCGACTCCAAAACTCATAGGAACGGACATATATTCTACTGGTTTAGAAAGTAGAATATTGTTAATAATTACGTCTAACGTTCTTCCATTCGCAATTAGTTCGTTAGCTTCTGAAGTAGAATATTCCAAACCGTTGATTTTCGTTTTTCTATCTTCTGCCGTGTAAGAATCGCCTATATAATCTCTTTTAGGAGTCAGAATTGTTCCAAACGTAAAGTCCAGACGTTTAAAAACGTGGATTCTAAAAGAAACATCCAATCCGGTTCTGTCATTGGAAAGATGTTCTTTGACAAAATTTCTATGAACAAACATAGGAGAAAGCTGGAGAGAAAACACATCACCGAACCTTCTTGAAACTAAAAACGAAGCAAGGGAACTTTGTCTGTCTGAGTAAGACAGTTCGTAAGTATTCAACCTCTTTTCTAATTGAGAATCAAAACCCGGAAAACCGGTGGAGGCTTTAAGATAAGGACCGTAGAATTTAGATTGTTCTTCCGTTTCTTGACCGAAAACTCCGAAAAAACTTATGGTCACTGGAAAATTAGAATCTTGAGTTAAAAGGCGGATTTTACCTCTTGCTTCGTATGTTTTTTGAAACGAAGTTCTAGCAATGCCGATTGTAATTCGATCGGTAAGACCGTAATCTAAAGAAAGTTGAGTATTGGCACCGTTGTCTAAACCGAAAAAATCGTAAGAAGTGGATTTTGCATTTCCGAAACGGTGATTGAATCGGAAATCCAAACCGTTTTTACCAACGTCTTCGGTGCTAGGCATATGAATCAAACTACTTCCTAAAAACGTAGATTTTCTTTGTTCTTGCGCGGATAAAGAGAAAGATAAGAGGATCAATAAAGTAAAAGAAGAGACTAAGAGCGGATTTTTTTTAAAGATCATATTTTATATTGCCATAAAACGAATGTTTCGATTTTAATTTTTTCATTCAGTTTCAAAATTACTAATTTAGGAATTTCGATTTTAAAATCGCTCAGTAAAATTTCAAAATCGGAATGGATCAAAAGATCTTTTTCTTTTTCCTCAAAGTTACCTTGAACTCTAACGTTCTTTTTTGTAATTCCGTGTAAGGTAAAATCTCCTTCAACGATCACCGTTTTAGAAGTTAGGTCCCATTTCAAAATGTTTCCTTGAAACGTAGCGTATGGAAAATTTTCTGTTTCGAGATAATTTTCGTGCATATGCTGATTCATCAATCGATTGGGAACGTTAAGATCGTTAAGATTAATTTGAAAAGAAAATTTTTTTGATTTTAGATCCGCGTTTCCTTCCGCCTTTTGTAAGGTTCCCCGGATCGTTTCCTGGGGGGCCTCGCTTAAAAAACGGATGTCTGCTTCTTTAACGATCCATTCTTCTGAAAGTTTTTTTTCGCTTTGTAACGAAGAATGGAAAACAAATTGAAAAGTCAAAAAAATTAGAAAAATAGAATATATCAATCTTCTAAAAATCAAGGGTTGGCTCCTTTCAAAATCCAACAAAAAACCGCTTTATTGATCGAGTCGTTATTGTTGATTCTCATAGAACCTGTATTGATTTTTTGAAATAAAAGGCTGTTTTTAGGATCGTTTACGGTTACACGACTACGAACCGAATTGTAGGAAGTTACGTCAAATCCAGCGTTTAGGTTACTTGGATTGTGACAAGTCGCACAAGAGCTGGTTCCCGCTTGGTTTAACGTAGAAAATGCGGGAGCAGGATTGGTACAATCGGCGCTTGTGGGTTCTTGCAAAGGTGCGGTAGAATTCAAAAGAAAAGCCATAAGTTTTAAGGAATCTTCCTTATCCGAGCTTTTTTCATCCTGACAACTCCATAAAATGGAACAAATACAAAAGATCAAAATTCCAATTGAAAACGGTTTACAAATTTCTTTCATACAATTCTCCCTTAAAAAACGAATTTACAATAGGTGTGATACCTTTATTGAATTTCAATCTTATAATGAACTTAAATTCTAAATTTTATAAAAAAAATCTTTTTAAGAAAATTGGAATATTTTACTTACAAATCGCTTGTACTGCCCGATTGTTTTTTAGAAAAGATCAGATCTATAAAATTCTTAGAAACGTCTTATGATTTTGATTGTTGAATCGTTTCGTTTCAAAACTTTCTGGAAGCGTTTCTGAAAATTTTGCTTTGAAAAAATAGAAGGAATCAATTTGAGACGGTATTGGATATAATTTTTATCAATTCATAGATCTAACATTTTTAAAGAACAGTTTATGAATTTTGAGATGAATTCCGGTTTGGAGTTTGGATAACTATATAATAAAGTACCTAATCTTTTGTATGGAATCAGTGTTTTGTGATAAAATTAATGGTACTCAATTTTATAGAGATGAGTAAAACCTCAAAAGTTCTAAGCGGATAATACTTTATAAGTTTCTAATTAAGTACTGGAGTTTTTATAAAAACTGTGCATCCAGATGGTTTGCGAACTTTTGAGAGATTCTTGATTGTTCGGAAATATATAATAAAGCACTAATGCAATATCTTGACACACCAATCCAGTGAAGTTTTGCGTAAGAAAGATTGGATGAATTCGCCGCCGCCGGACCACGCTCTTTGGCTCTGGCCAATAAAATTGAATGCATAAAATATTAGAGTTGTTGAAAAATTAATTCTCCATCTGTTTCTATTTTATGCAAATCGACAATTGAAGCAGTTTTGTTAATCGCCACTATGGAATTTTTCAACAACTCTATTATATAATAATTATATTTAGTTTTAATATAAAATTCGACCCTTAGCAGAGTGTTTTGCTTTAGTTCTTGAACGAGATTTGTAGAGAGAGTTGTGTGAGTTTAATTCTGATTTTAAAATCTTCTTCAACTTGTGTGGTTGGTTATGATAGAGAACGTTCTGCTTTAGTTTCTCTACGCTTTCGCATGGATTATCCAGAACTAACGTTAATCGACGCCTTATCACAACATTTACGGGTATTTGTTACTCGGACACACGAAAGTAATACTTTGCAAACTTGTTTTAAAATTTAGAATCTCCTTTAAAAAGGAGACAAATCTAGGATAAACGTAATTTTTAAGAATTTCTACATCTTTGCGAAAATAGATTATTCATTTTTAGTACTATTTTTAGGCGTCCGGGTAGTAATTTATAGGGATAGGTAGTAGTTTCTAATTGTTAAACTTTATTAATATTCTAATTTTTAGATAGAGTCTGATATGGCGCTCGACTAGAAAGGCGAATATCTTTTTGCTCTGAGTTCGGCATAGGATCAATCTAATTGTGAGTAATTGTTTGTTTTTTGGGATAAATATATTTTAAGTATATTTTAAAATTATAATGTAACTAATTTCTATCAAAACAAAGCAGGTTATTGAATTGGTCCGATGGTAGATTGAAAGCTTTAATTTTTGGATTTTGATAAAAAAGAACGTGGATTTTTGGAATTAAAAATGTAAAAGGTTTAGGAAAACTGTGATTGTATTTGTATACGATTTCCTTTTAAAAAATTGAAACTGATTTTTTAATACGACAATTGATTAGAATCCTTTCCTTTTGAAGAAAGCGGCGGTAAATATACTACTACTCGGACGTATAAATAGAATACTTGGGTTAGATTGTTTCAAAAATTTGAATGTTTGGGTCCTGCTCTAAAATGCCTAATCCCAAATTCGGCCGTTAATAATTGGATACTATCTTCATGTGTCCGAGTAGTAAAAATGAGAACTCTGTTACATAATTAGCAGTGATTAAATTCTATATCCATAGATTTCTGAATTCTACGTCTAAACGAGGATTTGTTTTCAAAATAGTAGACTGATTTATAATGTAAGTTTTAGATTCAGGCTTAAAAACTGCTTCAAAGTTTAGTCTCAACCTTTCTAAGAGACTGAAAAGGTAAATCAATATAAACTCTATACAATGATCTATTAGATACTATCTTTTTGTTCGATTTTGAGATTTGTCTTTTAGAGTTTTAAGAAAAGGTTCCATTTAAAAAATGTAAAAGTCTTTCTCAAAAGTTCTTTTTTATAATTTTATTAGGTTTAAGATGTGTTGTATATTTTTGAAATAAATTATAAAAAAGAAAATGAATCATTTATGAATTTTATTTCGTCATAAAAAGATGAACGTTCTTTCAGTGAGTTCAAAAATAAACCTTTGTATATGCCGGAGCTAATCCTTATGTTTAGAGTCTTTCTAAAGTTTTGAAGATTTGACATCTCTCTAACTTCAAGTTTACTTACTTTATAAATTTGTACTCTTAAAAAGAGATTCAATTTTTAAAAAACTTGACTGAGTATATATCAAGGCAACCATGAAACGCTTTAAATTCTATGAAAACTATATATATATTCATGCAGAGACTGGGAATAAGAACAAAGCTAATGCTTCTATTTGGATCGGTACTAATACCGATTGCTATCTTAGTTGCACTGGCTTTAACGAACACTAAAGATAGGATTGAGGACATCGAAACAATTTACGAGGATCGTGTAATTCCTCTGAAACAATTGAAGAAGATATCCGATCTTTATGCGATTTTTATCGTAGACTGTGTTCATAAAGTAAGAAGTGGCACTTTCACACCGGAAGAAGGAGTCGTTAACCTCGATAAGGCGACTTCAGGGATTCAGGAGGAATGGACCGCCTATATGGGAACTCGTCTAGCTCCGGAAGAAGAAGCAATTATCCGAGATTTGACTCCTCTTTTTGATGCTTCTAACGCCGCCGTAACAGAAGCCAGAGAACTGATGGTTACCAAAAACTTTCAGGAATTAGGAGCGTTTGCGGACAATCGTTTGTATCCTAGAATTGATCCAGTGACGAATAAAATCGAAGAGCTGATTCAACTTCAACTTAAGATTACGGATACGATCTACATCAGAGCGGAAAAGGAATTCACCTATAGTTGGTTTTTGTTTATTCTTCTCTCTGGTATTACTTTGACCTATATTTTTTTGATCGCTGTGTTTTACTCAATTCGATTAGTCAAAGGATTAAATACGGTAAGTAATGCAGTCAAGAACGCGGATTTTTCTCATCCTGTAGAAGTAGAGGAAGACTCAAATAAAAAGGACGAACTTTATCTTTTACATCTGGCGTTTCGTTTGTTCCAGATCAAAGTTAGAGAAATGTTGAATACGATTTTGAACTTTTCCGAAAGTATTCTGGCTGCTTCTGAACAACTTTCTAAGTCTGCGGATCATCTTTCGGCTAACGCACAATCGGAATCGGCCTCGATCGAGGAAATATCGGCGTCTGTGGAAGAGATCAGTTCCGGAATGGAATATGTAAATCGAAACGCCGAATCCCAATACGCTTTGATTTCTTCGTTTAACGGAGAAATGCGAGAGCTGGAAGGAATGATTAACAAGGTAGGGGATGCGGTAAAAAATTCTTTGGAAAAAATTTCGGATATGTATCTGAAAACGGATTCCGGTAAAAAAACGATGGGGGATCTTTCCGATAGTATGGAAAAGATCGAAAGTAGTTCTGTCGAGATGCAATCCATTACTGCGATCATCAAAGAAATATCAGAAAAAGTGAATTTACTTGCACTGAATGCTGCGATCGAAGCGGCAAGGGCGGGAGAACACGGCAGAGGTTTTGCCGTAGTAGCGAGTGAAATTACAAGGTTAGCGGAACAAACGGATTCCAGTGCGATGACAATCGAAGAACTGATTAAAACGAGCAATGCGGAAATCGAAACGGGTAGAAAGATCGTAGAAAATTCTGTTCGTGTGTATGCTGAAATTTTAAGTGGTTTGGAGCATCTGAAAGAATCTTCTAATCAAATTGTAGCTACGATGGCGCTTCAGCAAGAGAAAAAGGATAAGATTCGTTCTGGAGTGGATCAGGTGTATGAGAAGTCGGAAGATATACGCAGTTCTGTTAAAGAACAAAAAATTGCAGTTTCGGAAACTGCAAACGCGGTTTCTAATATTTCCATTACGGTTCAAAACAGCGCTGCAAATTCGGAAGAAATCGCAGGAAGTGCAATTGGTCTTTTGCAGATTGCAAAAAAACTGCAAGATACAATGAATTTTCTGAAGAGTTGAAACCCTTTCTATTTTTTAAAAATAAGTTGTGAACTGGTAACTCTGTATCTACGAATTATCAATTGTTTTTACAGAGTTATCTTTCTTTTGAGTCTTAATCTTAACTATATAATAAAGTACTTAATATTTTACATAGAATCAGCATTTTGCGATAGAATTAACGGTACTCAATTTTATAGAGGTCAGTAATCTTATAGATTGAAAAAAAATCTTAGAACCTGTTCCAAAACTGGGACGGTTCTTGCAGCATACTCTTTTTGATAAAATACAATTAGATTTTAAGACGCGTTGTTGATGAAATTAGAGGATGATCCTATTCTTTAAATTTT
Coding sequences:
- a CDS encoding IS5 family transposase (programmed frameshift), whose amino-acid sequence is MDKYYSEIPDGLWKQIAPLIPKEKVNPKGGRNRVPTRLVMAGIIYRMKTGCQWRAIPNEFGSGQTCHRRFQEWERAGVFKKIYKSILKYYDVKNQIAWDWASMDSAMVKAPKGGALTGKNPTDRAKLGVKRHILTDGNGIPLAITLSGANVHDKHAVKDTLNSILIFSGRRKKKPKHLCLDKGYDFKDIEVLIKRRNIQSHIRKKGEKPLIGKYKGKPRRWVVERTNSWHNRFRAILIRWERKSENYLASLYLASSIIAFNFFDR
- a CDS encoding PaaI family thioesterase, whose protein sequence is MKASVRANLSFGSSPDNPDGLQLKITFDEDTQSAYGDFTCPEKFQGQPDVIHPGIISTILDEIMVKINEAMNFKTTTGELTIRFLQPAFVNQPLHLRGWFVKKNKKVIENRAEIENEIGKIVARGKGKYIEVDD
- a CDS encoding DUF5777 family beta-barrel protein, whose product is MIFKKNPLLVSSFTLLILLSFSLSAQEQRKSTFLGSSLIHMPSTEDVGKNGLDFRFNHRFGNAKSTSYDFFGLDNGANTQLSLDYGLTDRITIGIARTSFQKTYEARGKIRLLTQDSNFPVTISFFGVFGQETEEQSKFYGPYLKASTGFPGFDSQLEKRLNTYELSYSDRQSSLASFLVSRRFGDVFSLQLSPMFVHRNFVKEHLSNDRTGLDVSFRIHVFKRLDFTFGTILTPKRDYIGDSYTAEDRKTKINGLEYSTSEANELIANGRTLDVIINNILLSKPVEYMSVPMSFGVDFETGGHVFQLFVTNSRSIAHTQLLRGADYDYDKKEWTLGFNIHRYFSLESQDSKTN
- a CDS encoding YceI family protein, which produces MIFRRLIYSIFLIFLTFQFVFHSSLQSEKKLSEEWIVKEADIRFLSEAPQETIRGTLQKAEGNADLKSKKFSFQINLNDLNVPNRLMNQHMHENYLETENFPYATFQGNILKWDLTSKTVIVEGDFTLHGITKKNVRVQGNFEEKEKDLLIHSDFEILLSDFKIEIPKLVILKLNEKIKIETFVLWQYKI
- a CDS encoding LIC11213 family lipoprotein; translated protein: MKEICKPFSIGILIFCICSILWSCQDEKSSDKEDSLKLMAFLLNSTAPLQEPTSADCTNPAPAFSTLNQAGTSSCATCHNPSNLNAGFDVTSYNSVRSRVTVNDPKNSLLFQKINTGSMRINNNDSINKAVFCWILKGANP
- a CDS encoding methyl-accepting chemotaxis protein, yielding MLLFGSVLIPIAILVALALTNTKDRIEDIETIYEDRVIPLKQLKKISDLYAIFIVDCVHKVRSGTFTPEEGVVNLDKATSGIQEEWTAYMGTRLAPEEEAIIRDLTPLFDASNAAVTEARELMVTKNFQELGAFADNRLYPRIDPVTNKIEELIQLQLKITDTIYIRAEKEFTYSWFLFILLSGITLTYIFLIAVFYSIRLVKGLNTVSNAVKNADFSHPVEVEEDSNKKDELYLLHLAFRLFQIKVREMLNTILNFSESILAASEQLSKSADHLSANAQSESASIEEISASVEEISSGMEYVNRNAESQYALISSFNGEMRELEGMINKVGDAVKNSLEKISDMYLKTDSGKKTMGDLSDSMEKIESSSVEMQSITAIIKEISEKVNLLALNAAIEAARAGEHGRGFAVVASEITRLAEQTDSSAMTIEELIKTSNAEIETGRKIVENSVRVYAEILSGLEHLKESSNQIVATMALQQEKKDKIRSGVDQVYEKSEDIRSSVKEQKIAVSETANAVSNISITVQNSAANSEEIAGSAIGLLQIAKKLQDTMNFLKS